GCTGGTGCGGGTGGAGACCCCGGTGTACGGCGCGACGGTGCGCCTGGTGTGGGATCTGGCCCATCCGGAGCGCAGCACCTGGCTGTTCCCGACAGGCCAGTCCGGCCACATCGGCTCGCCCCACTTCCGGAGCATGCAGCGGGACTGGGCGGGCGGCACCACCCGGGCGCCGGTGTTCGAGGAGCCCTCGGCCTGGGGGTTGTCCCGCGCGAAGTGAGGTTCGCGCGGGACGTCAGGCCGGGGACTGCGGTTCGGCTCGGGGAGGGTGCTCGGAGGAAGAGAGCTGGCTGTAGAGGTCCTCCGGGACGGCGTCCGCCAGCTCGGTCTCGGCGTGGCGGAGCCGGGGGTGCAGAGAGCCGATGACCGTGGCCAGCACCGTCCCCAGGCCCAGCACCATGAACATCAGACCGATGCCGCGTCCGGTGCCCGTTCCAATCACCCGGCCCAGGCTCATCGCCAGCGGGCCGCCGGGGGCGAGCAGGGGCTCGAACACGTGGTCGGCCAACGGGCCCGCGATGACGTAGGCCACCGGCGAGGAGGCGGCCACCACCATCCGCCGCACCGCGAAGACCCGCCCCTGCACCGAGGGCTCCACCTTCCTCTGCCAGAGCGCCATGTTGCAGCCGCTGCTCAGGGGGATGCAGAAGGAGAACACGAAGGCCGCCGTCGCGACGAGCGGGACAGAGGGCTGGAGGCCCCCGGAGAACAGGACCACGCCCTGCAGGAGGAGGAAGCCCAACACCCCATGGACGAGCCGGGCGGGCCCGCCCCATACGCTCATCAGCACGCTGCCCGCCACCATCCCGAGCCCGCTGAAGGACAGCACCGTGCCGAGCACCGCTTCGGTGGTGAAGCTCAGGAGCATGGGGGTCAGCAGCGTCCAGACAATCCCGAGGGAGAAGTTGCCCACCCACAGCATGACCAGCAGGCCCAACAGCCCCGGCCGCTGGCGGATGTAGCGCAGGCCGTAGGAGGCCTCGCCCAGCAAGGAGCGCCGGGTCTCCTGCTCCTGCGGCCCGGGGGCGGTCCGGGGGATGCGCACGAAGAGGAGCAGGAGCAGCGCGACGGAGTAGGTCCCCACGTCGATCCAGAGGATCCCCGACAGCTCGAGGGACACCACCAGCAGGCCGGCGAGCACCGGGGAGAGCAGCTCCCCGAGCGCCTCGCCCATCTGGTACAGCCCGCTGGCGCGGCCCAGCTGCTCCCGGGGAACCAGGAGCGTCGTGGCCGAGGCGAACGCCGGCATCTGGAAGACGTTGAAGACCGAGATCGCCGCGACGGCACAGTTGATGTGCCACAGCTCCAGCTCGCCCAGGTGCAGCACGGCGAGCAAGAGCAGCGTGCACACCCCCGAGCCGGCCTCGCTCAGCAGCAGCGCCCGCTTGCGGTCCCCCCGGTCGACGAACACCCCCGCGAAGGGCGAGAGCAGCACCGTCGGGAGGACCGTGGCCAGGGACGTGAGCGCGAACTGCGTGACCGAGCCGGTCCGTTGGTACACGTGGAGGCTCAGCACGAAGTTCGTCAACCGTGCACCGGTCGCGGAGATGACCTGGCCCGTCAAGGCGACCAGGAACATCCGCATGCCACCAGGGAGCATCTGGGACAGGTTCAGGCCGAGGCTCCCAGCAGCATGTCGCGGAACTGGCTCAGCGCGCCCACCTCGATCTCGGTCAGCTCCGGGTGCCAGATATCCAGCAGCAGGATGACGCGAACGCGGTTGCTCTTGTTCCAGACCTCGTGCTCGTAGGTGTCATCGAACAGCAGGCACTTGCCCTCCTGCCAGGTACGGGTCTCGTCCGACACCCGCATGGCACAGTCCGGCGGCACCACCAACCCCAGGTGGCAGGTCAGCTTGCCGTTGAAGTCACTGCAGTGCGGACGGATGTAGCCCTGCGGCGCCAGGCTGGCGAACATCGCCTCGCCCGCCACCGGCAGCTGCCGGATCAGCCCGAAGGTCTTGGGGCACCGGGCCTGGTTCTCCTTGAAGGAGACCTGCAGCTGCGTGCCACTGCCGACCCGGTAGAAGTAGAACTCCTTCCACCCCAGCTTCTCGAAGTCGTCGCGGTCGCGGAACTCCTCGAACCCGCTGCCGCTGCGCATCGCGAGCTCCAGCTCCTCGCGGATCATCGGGTAGGCCTGCTCGAGCGTCTTGCCCAGGGACAGCTGGGAGGGGTCGTGCCAGGGCTTCGCGGTCAGGCCGGGGAACCAGAGGCGGCCGACCTTGCCGTTCATCTGCCGGGGATCATCGGCGACCGGCTGCTTCTCCCCCAGCAGGTACTGGGCGAACACCTCCAGGCGCTCCAGGTCCGATGCCTTGTGGTGCCGGCGCAATTGATCCATGCCGTACTCGACGGCCTGGGCGACCTGCTTGAGTGCCTCGCCCTGCTGCGTCTCGGATTCCATCGAAGTCCTCTTCACGTCGGGTCTGTGGGTTGAACGGGGTTACTTCAGTCCTTCACGGGCCAGCAGCTGGTCCAGCTCCTCCTCGGAGAGCTCATCCAGCCGGTCCAGCAACGCAGCGGCGTCTTCCGTTGCGCGCTTCAACACCGGCTCGGGGCCCCCCTGCCCACTCTGCTCCTGCAGCCGCGCCACGGCGTGAGCCAGTTCAGCGACCGTGGGGGTCTCGAACAGGGTGCGCAGCGGCAACTCCACCTGCAGTGCCTCCCGGAGCCGGGAGACGAGCTGCGTGGCCAGCAACGAGTGGCCGCCCAGCTCGAAGAAACTATCATGGATGCCCACGCGCTCCACGCGCAGAAGCTCCGACCAGATGGACACCAGCTGCTGCTCGAGGGGGCCGGTGGGCGCGGCGTACGCGGGCCTGCCACCCGCCTGCGCCGGATCGGGCCGCGGAAGCGCCTTCCTGTCCACCTTGCCGTTGGGCGTCAGCGGGAGCGCCGGCAGTTGCAGGAGGGCCGACGGCACCATGTACTCGGGCAGCCGCCCGCGCAGATGGGCGCGCAGCGCCTCGATGTCCAGCGGCACGTTCTCCCGTGACGCCACGTAGGCCGCCAGACGCCAGGTCCGCTGGGCATCCTCCCAGGCCACCACCACCGCCTGCGCGACCGCCGGGTGCTGCAGCAGGTTCGCCTCGATGTCCCCGGTCTCGACCCGGAAGCCGCGGATCTTCACCTGGTGGTCCCCGCGGCCGCGGAACTCCGCGACGCCCTCGCCCAGCCAACGGGCCAGATCCCCGGTGCGGTACATCCGCTCGCCAGGGAAGAAGGGGTCCGGCAGGAATCGCTCCGAGGTGAGCACCGGCTGCTCGAGGTAGCCGAGCGCGACCCCCGGCCCGGCGATGTAGAGCTCACCCATGACGCCCGGGGGCTGAGGCGAGAGGTGCTCGTCCAGGATGTAGAAGCGGGTGCCCGGCAGCGGCCGCCCCAGCGGGACGTACCCCGAGCTCCCCGTGGGCACGCCAGGACCCGAGAGCTCGTAGCAGCTCGAGTCCACCGTGGTCTCGGTGATGCCGAAGGCCGCGACGAGCCGCAGCCTCGCGCCGAGGCGCTCGTGGAGTGCCCGGAAGCGCTCCAGGTCGATGGCTTCTCCGCCCAGGATCACCACCTTCAACGACGCCAGTGGCCACTGCTGCCGGAGACCCTCCTCCAGGAGGGCGAGCACCAGCGAGGGCGCCGCGTCGAGGAAGGAGATGCGCTCGCGATCGATCAGCGCGGCGATCGCCGGCAGGTCGGCTCGCGCCTCTTCCGGGCAGATCACCAGCCGGCCGCCGCTGATGAGCACCTTCATCAGATCGCCGATGAAGATGTCGAAGGCGAAGCTGCTCAGCTGGAGGCTCACGGCCTCCTGCTGCTCGAGCTGGTAGTAGTCCCGCCAGACGTACGCCGCGTTGAGGACGGAGCCATGGGCCACCATCACCCCCTTGGGCCTGCCGGTCGTTCCCGAGGTGTAGATGACGTAGGCGGGGTCCTCCGGGGAGACCAGAGCGCCAGGGGACTCCACGGGCGCCCGCGTGATGTTCTCGGCCTCCGCGTCGAGGTCGAGGAAGGTGACGTGCGTGGACGGGAGCACGTCCATCCAGCGCCGCCGGGTCAGGAGCGTCGTGATGCTCGCGGCCTCGAGCATGGCGGCCAGGCGCTCGGGCGGTGCCGCCGCATCCAGCGGGAGGAAGGCGCCACCTGCCTTCATCACGCCCATCATGGCCACCAGGGCATCGAATTCGCGCTCCAGGAGGATCGCCACCACGTCGCCGCGGCGCAGGCCGCGAGCCCGCAGGGTGTGGGCGAGCTGGTTGGCGCGCGCATCGAACTCGGCATAGGTGAGCCGCCGCGTGCCGCTGACCAGGGCGACGGCGTGCGGCCGCTGGCGCGCCTGGTGCTCCAGCAGCGCGTGCACGCCCAGCTCGCGCGGGGGGTGCACCGGCTGCCAGCCCTGGCGCACCAGGGCCGCCTTCTGCTCGCCGGTGAGCAGCTCCAGCCGCGAGAGGGGCGCGGCCGGGTTCCCGGTCAGCGACTCCAGCAGCCGCTGGAAGTGCCCGGCCATGGCGACAATCGTCTCGCGCTCGAACAGGTCCGTGCAGAACTCGAACGAGCCCAGCAGCCGGTTTCCCTGCTCGACCAGGGTGAGACACAGGTCGAACTGCGCGGCGCGCTGGCCCAGGTGGATGGACTCGAGTTCCAAGCCACCGAGGTCCACCCGCCCTCCCCCTTCGCCCAGGAGGAAGGTGCCCAGCGCCGCGCCGTGCTCGCGCGGAGGCTTGAGCACCGCGAACATGGTCTGGAACAACGGCGCGCGGCTGGAGTCCCGCGCCAGCCCCAGCTGCTGGACGAGGAGCGGGTGGGGATGGTCCTGATGGTCCAGGGCCTCGAGCACCGCCTGCCGCGTGCGCGCCAGCAGCGTCTGCCAGCCCGTGCTTGCCTCGCAGCGGGTGCGGATGGCCACCGGGTTGACGAAGTACCCGACCACGTCCTCGAACTCCGCGCGGCTGCGGCCCGAGGCGGGCGAGCCGATCACCAGCTCCTCCTGGCCGGTGTAGCGGTGGAGCAACGCCTGGTAGGCCGCCAGGAGCGTGGTGTAGAGGGTCGCCCCCTGCGCGCGGGAGAGCGTCTGGAGCCGCTCCGTCAGGTCCGCCGGGAGCGAGAAGCTGTACTTGCTGCCCCTGGCCGACCAGACACGCGGGCGGACCCGGTCCGTGGGGAGGGCCAGCACCGGGAGCTGGCCGGACAGCCGCTCCTTCCAATAGGCCTGGTCCCGCGCACCTTCCGGTCCCGCCAGCCGCGCGGCCTGCCACCGGACGAAGTCCTCGTATCCGGCGGGAAGCGGCTTGAGCGGAGTCTCGCCGCGTGCACACTCGGCGGGATAGAGCTGGCTCAGCTCATCCAGCATCACGACGAGGGACCACATGTCCACCGCCACGTGGTGGGCCACCAGCAGGAGCAGGTGCTCGTCCCTGCGGGCCGACAACAGCTCGACCCGGAACACCGGGCCGCGAGCCAGGTCGAAGGGGGTGTGCGCCTGCTCCTCCAGCCAGGCCACCCGCGCCTCCGGGGTCCACGTGGACACGTCCTGGTGCCGCAATGGCAGGGCCTGGCCGGTGTGGATGCGCTGCACCCACTCGCTCCCGGCGAGCTCGTAGGTCGTCCGCAGCACCGGGTGCCGCCGCAGCAGGTGCTCGATGGCGCGCTGGAAGGCCGGCACATCCAGCTGCGAGTGGACCCGCGCCGCCACGGAGACGTTGTAGGCCGTGCTCTGGGGGGCCCACTGCTGCTCGAACAGCAGGGCCTGCTGCCCGTAGGTGCAGGGGAACACCTCGCGGGAGTCCTCTCGCTCGGGCGCGAGCTCGACGGAGGGCGCTTCGTCCAAGGACGCGAGCACGCGCTCGGCGAGCATCTCCAGGGAGACGTCCTCGCGCAGGAAGAAGGAGTGAGGCAGCGAGAGCGTCAGCGCCGCCTCGAGCTCGTTCTTGAGTTCCACGATGGAGAGCGAGTCCACGCCCAGCGCGGTGAGCGGCTGGTCCTTGCCGAGGTCTCCAGGCGTGACGCGGAGGACCCGGGCCACCTGGTGCCGCAGGCGCTCCAGGAGAAAGGCCCTGCGCGCTCCGGTGGGCTGCTCCAGCAGGGCCGCCCGGGAGAGCGGGGCCACTTCGGTGGAGAGCGCGTCCTCCTGTGCGAGCACGCTGACGCCGACGGTCTTCAGCTCGCCCTTCAGGTACGTGGCCTTGCAGGCCCGGCGCTGGACCTTTCCGCTCGAGGTCTTCATCAGCGTGGCCGGCCGGATCAACACCACCGCATGGGGAGCGATCTCATGGTGCTGGGAGACCGCCCGGCGGATGGCCCGCGACACGCCCTCGACGTCCACCCGGTTCGGCTGCTCCACCTCCTGCACCACCACCAGCCGCTCCTCGCCGTCCACATCGACGGAGAAGGCGGCGCCGCAGCCGGCGCGGAGCGAGGCATGGCTCTGTTCCACCGTCCGCTCGATGTCCTGCGGATAGTGGTTGCGGCCCCGGAGGATGATGAGGTCCTTGAGCCGCCCGGTGACGAAGAGCGAGCCCTGGTCGATGAAGCCCAGATCGCCCGTCCGCAGGAACCGGGTGTTCGTGTCGTCCGCGAGCGTCGCGCCAAAGGTTTCTTCCGTCGCCTCCGGGCGCTTCCAGTAGCCCCGCGCGACGCTCGGCCCGGAGACCCACACCTCACCGACCTGATCGGCCGGGCAGCGCAGCCGGGTGGCCGGATCGACGATCTCCACCCGCAGGTCGCCGCGCGGATGGCCACACCCAACGAGGGCGGCGCGCTCGGCCGCACCGGCCGCCGGACGCACCTGGTGCGCCCCGAGCCCCTCGGCATCCACCTCGCGGAGGACGGGCGCCTGGCCGACGGTGGTGCCAGTGACGAACAGCGTCGCCTCGGCCAGCCCATAGCAGGGGTAGAAGGACTCCTTGCCAAACCCGTAGGCGCTGAACACCTCCGCGAAGCGCTGCAGCGTGAGCGAGCGGACGGGCTCGGAGCCACTGAACGCCGCCTTCCAGGCGCTCAGATCCAGCCCCTGGCACTGCTCGGGGCTGACACGGCGCACGCAGTGGTCATAGGCGAAGTTCGGTCCACCGCTCGAGGTCGCCCGGTAGCGGGACACCGCCTGCAGCCAGCGCACCGGCTTCTGGATGAAGTCCACGGGCGACATCAGGATGCAGGGCACTCCCAGATAGGCGGCCTGGAGCGCGCTGCCGATGAGCCCCATGTCGTGGAACAGCGGGAGCCAGCTGACGATGACCGCCTCGTCGGTGTGCGCGTACCCCTCGCGGATCAGCTCCTCGTTGTGCAGGAGGTTGCCATGACTGACCATGACGCCCCGCGGCACGCCGGTGGAGCCGGAGGTGTACTGGAGCAGGGCCAGGGAGTCGGGGCCCACCTGGGGCAGACGCCAGTCCCCGGCGACCGTCAGGTCCACCTGGTCCACGGGAATCATCGCGACCGCCGCGAGCTCGGGAATTTCCCGCAGGGTGGCGCTGCTGGTCCCAAGGACCTTCCGGGTGGCCAGCACGGCACGGGGCTCGGAGTCCTGCGCGATCGCGCGGATGCGCAGCAGGTGGTGGTTGGCGCGCGGCGGGTAGGCCGGGACGGCAATCACCCCGGCGTACAGGCAGCCGAAGAAGGCGCTGATGAAGTCCAGTCCCTGGGGGCACAGCAGCAGCACCCGCTCCCCCGGCGCGACCTGTCCCTGCAGGCTGGCCGCCACGGCCCGAGCACGCTGATCCAACTGGGCGAAGGACAGCTCGGCGGACTCCACCTCCCCGCGCTCCAGATAGAGGAAGGCCCTGCGGTCCGGACGCTGTTGCGCGTGGGCCCGAAGCTGGTGCACGAACGTGGAGGCAGGGGACTGGCGAGACTGTGTCATGGACCTTTGTTCCACGAGATAAGGAGTTGATGGCCCGGGATACATCCGTGACGGATCCGCGCGGGTCAACCCGGCGCCAGGCACGGGGCACTCATGTGGCCCGCGCCCTCACGTATGCTCGGCATCCATCCAGGCCCGGAGAAGCGAGCCCAAGCCGGTCAAACCGCTATCCATCACGGAGGCGATTTGGCATGTTCGGCTCTCCGAAGCAAGCAACCCTCTTTGTACATCTGGATGGACTGAAGTGATGATCGAGCTGCGGAGTGACACCTTCACCCTGCCCACTGCCGAGATGATGGATGCCATTGCGCGCGCGCCACTCGGGGACGATGTCTATGGGGAGGATCCCACGGTCCGTGAGCTCGAGCGGCGTTCAGCGGCGATCCTCGGCAAGGAGGCCGCGCTGCTCGTTCCCAGCGGCACCATGGCCAACCTGGTCAGCCTGCTCGCGCACTGCCCGCGAGGCAGCAAGGTGCTGGTGGGCGACGAGACTGACATCTACATCTATGAGGCGGCCGGCGCCTCCGTGTGTGGCGGGCTGATGTACGAGCCCATCCCCACGCAGCCGGATGGGCGGTTGGAGTTGAAGGACCTCGCCGCGGCGTTCCCGTCGGACCCCTCGGATCCGCAGTTCGCGCTGCCGGCGTTGCTGTGCCTGGAGAACCCGCACAACCGCTGTGGAGGCAAGGTGCTGCCGGTGAGCTACCTGGCCGAGGTGCGGCACTTCGCGCGCGAGCGGGGCATCCCCGTGCACATGGATGGGGCGCGGCTGTTCAACGCGGCCGTGGCGCTGAAGAAGCCCGCGGCGGAACTCGCCCAGTACGCCGACTCCATCCAGTTCTGCCTGTCCAAGGGTCTGTCGGCGCCCGTTGGCTCCATGGTGGTTGGAAGCCAGGAGTTCATCCGCAAGGCCTACCGGCTCCGGAAGATGCTCGGCGGCGGCATGCGGCAGGCGGGCATCATCGCCGCGGCCGGGCTGGTGTCGCTCGAGCGCATGGTGGACCGGCTCGAGGAGGACCACCGCAACGCCCAACGGCTGGCGGAGGGGCTGCGCAAGCTTCCCGGGCTGGAGGTGGTGGATCGGCACATCGAGACGAACATCGTGTTCTTCCGGGTCGTGGATCCCCGCTTCACGATGGAGCGCTTCATGGAGGCGCTGGGCCGCCGCGGCGTCCGGGTGGCGGAGCTCGGGCACGGGCGCATCCGCGCCGTCACCCACTCGGGGGTGAGCACGCAGCAGGTGGATGAAGCGCTGAGCATCGTGCGCTCGGTGCTGGAGCACGGGGAGTAGGCCCAGGACGCGAACCCCTCCTGGGGGCCCGCGGCGCGGGACTCCCTCAGGAGCTCGGACAAACCACGGCCGACCTCATATGGGCGGCCTGACCCTCACCACGGATGCGCGATGAACGCGCGGCCGTTTCCGGTGGAACACATGCCAGTCAAAGCCTCGTCGGTTCTGGAACTCATGAAGAATACGCCGCTCGTCCGCTTGCGCGGCCGTGGCGTCTCGACACCTCGTGCCCGGCTCTGGGGCAAGCTGGAGCTGGCCATGCCCGGCCAGATGAAGGACCGCGTCGCGCTCCAGGCCGTCGAGGACGCCGAGGCCCGGGGCGAGCTGCGCCCGGGCGGGGTCATCGTCGAGAGCTCGTCCGGCACCATGGCCGAGGGACTGGCGCGCGTGGGCAGCCTCAAGGGCTACCGGGTCATCATCGTCACCGACCCGCGCATCGACACCACCGCCGCCGCCAAGCTCCAGGCGCTGGGCGCCGAGCTGGAGGTGGTGGACGTCTACCACCCAGAGGGCGGCTGGCAGCACTCGCGACTGCAGCGGCTGCGCGAGGTGCTGGAGCGCAACCCGGGCGCCTTCTGGCCCCGGCAGTACGACACGCCGAGCAATCCCAACGCCTACGTCAATCACCTGTCGCAGGAGCTGCTCGAGGCGCTGGGCTCCAACCTGGTCGCGGTGGTGGGCTCCGTGGGCAGCGGCGGCTCGCTGAGCGGCACCGCGCAGGCGCTCCGCCAGAAGCTGCCCAACGTCCGGGTGGTGGCGGTGGATGCCGTGGGCTCGGTCCAGTTCCACCAGCCCAACCGCAAGCGGCTGCAGAGTGGCCACGGCAACAGCATCATCGCCGGCAACATCAACTACCGCGTCATGGACGAGGCCCACTGGCTGTCGGATGGCGAGGTGTTCTCCGGCTGCTGGGAGCTGGCGCGCCGTGAGGGCGTCTTCGCCGGGGGCTCCTCCGGCGCCGCCTACATCGTGGCCTCCTGGGTCGCCGAGCAGTACGGGCCCGACCAGGACGTGGTG
Above is a window of Cystobacter fuscus DNA encoding:
- a CDS encoding MFS transporter, with the translated sequence MFLVALTGQVISATGARLTNFVLSLHVYQRTGSVTQFALTSLATVLPTVLLSPFAGVFVDRGDRKRALLLSEAGSGVCTLLLLAVLHLGELELWHINCAVAAISVFNVFQMPAFASATTLLVPREQLGRASGLYQMGEALGELLSPVLAGLLVVSLELSGILWIDVGTYSVALLLLLFVRIPRTAPGPQEQETRRSLLGEASYGLRYIRQRPGLLGLLVMLWVGNFSLGIVWTLLTPMLLSFTTEAVLGTVLSFSGLGMVAGSVLMSVWGGPARLVHGVLGFLLLQGVVLFSGGLQPSVPLVATAAFVFSFCIPLSSGCNMALWQRKVEPSVQGRVFAVRRMVVAASSPVAYVIAGPLADHVFEPLLAPGGPLAMSLGRVIGTGTGRGIGLMFMVLGLGTVLATVIGSLHPRLRHAETELADAVPEDLYSQLSSSEHPPRAEPQSPA
- a CDS encoding aspartyl/asparaginyl beta-hydroxylase domain-containing protein; the protein is MESETQQGEALKQVAQAVEYGMDQLRRHHKASDLERLEVFAQYLLGEKQPVADDPRQMNGKVGRLWFPGLTAKPWHDPSQLSLGKTLEQAYPMIREELELAMRSGSGFEEFRDRDDFEKLGWKEFYFYRVGSGTQLQVSFKENQARCPKTFGLIRQLPVAGEAMFASLAPQGYIRPHCSDFNGKLTCHLGLVVPPDCAMRVSDETRTWQEGKCLLFDDTYEHEVWNKSNRVRVILLLDIWHPELTEIEVGALSQFRDMLLGASA
- a CDS encoding non-ribosomal peptide synthetase, whose product is MTQSRQSPASTFVHQLRAHAQQRPDRRAFLYLERGEVESAELSFAQLDQRARAVAASLQGQVAPGERVLLLCPQGLDFISAFFGCLYAGVIAVPAYPPRANHHLLRIRAIAQDSEPRAVLATRKVLGTSSATLREIPELAAVAMIPVDQVDLTVAGDWRLPQVGPDSLALLQYTSGSTGVPRGVMVSHGNLLHNEELIREGYAHTDEAVIVSWLPLFHDMGLIGSALQAAYLGVPCILMSPVDFIQKPVRWLQAVSRYRATSSGGPNFAYDHCVRRVSPEQCQGLDLSAWKAAFSGSEPVRSLTLQRFAEVFSAYGFGKESFYPCYGLAEATLFVTGTTVGQAPVLREVDAEGLGAHQVRPAAGAAERAALVGCGHPRGDLRVEIVDPATRLRCPADQVGEVWVSGPSVARGYWKRPEATEETFGATLADDTNTRFLRTGDLGFIDQGSLFVTGRLKDLIILRGRNHYPQDIERTVEQSHASLRAGCGAAFSVDVDGEERLVVVQEVEQPNRVDVEGVSRAIRRAVSQHHEIAPHAVVLIRPATLMKTSSGKVQRRACKATYLKGELKTVGVSVLAQEDALSTEVAPLSRAALLEQPTGARRAFLLERLRHQVARVLRVTPGDLGKDQPLTALGVDSLSIVELKNELEAALTLSLPHSFFLREDVSLEMLAERVLASLDEAPSVELAPEREDSREVFPCTYGQQALLFEQQWAPQSTAYNVSVAARVHSQLDVPAFQRAIEHLLRRHPVLRTTYELAGSEWVQRIHTGQALPLRHQDVSTWTPEARVAWLEEQAHTPFDLARGPVFRVELLSARRDEHLLLLVAHHVAVDMWSLVVMLDELSQLYPAECARGETPLKPLPAGYEDFVRWQAARLAGPEGARDQAYWKERLSGQLPVLALPTDRVRPRVWSARGSKYSFSLPADLTERLQTLSRAQGATLYTTLLAAYQALLHRYTGQEELVIGSPASGRSRAEFEDVVGYFVNPVAIRTRCEASTGWQTLLARTRQAVLEALDHQDHPHPLLVQQLGLARDSSRAPLFQTMFAVLKPPREHGAALGTFLLGEGGGRVDLGGLELESIHLGQRAAQFDLCLTLVEQGNRLLGSFEFCTDLFERETIVAMAGHFQRLLESLTGNPAAPLSRLELLTGEQKAALVRQGWQPVHPPRELGVHALLEHQARQRPHAVALVSGTRRLTYAEFDARANQLAHTLRARGLRRGDVVAILLEREFDALVAMMGVMKAGGAFLPLDAAAPPERLAAMLEAASITTLLTRRRWMDVLPSTHVTFLDLDAEAENITRAPVESPGALVSPEDPAYVIYTSGTTGRPKGVMVAHGSVLNAAYVWRDYYQLEQQEAVSLQLSSFAFDIFIGDLMKVLISGGRLVICPEEARADLPAIAALIDRERISFLDAAPSLVLALLEEGLRQQWPLASLKVVILGGEAIDLERFRALHERLGARLRLVAAFGITETTVDSSCYELSGPGVPTGSSGYVPLGRPLPGTRFYILDEHLSPQPPGVMGELYIAGPGVALGYLEQPVLTSERFLPDPFFPGERMYRTGDLARWLGEGVAEFRGRGDHQVKIRGFRVETGDIEANLLQHPAVAQAVVVAWEDAQRTWRLAAYVASRENVPLDIEALRAHLRGRLPEYMVPSALLQLPALPLTPNGKVDRKALPRPDPAQAGGRPAYAAPTGPLEQQLVSIWSELLRVERVGIHDSFFELGGHSLLATQLVSRLREALQVELPLRTLFETPTVAELAHAVARLQEQSGQGGPEPVLKRATEDAAALLDRLDELSEEELDQLLAREGLK
- the ltaE gene encoding low-specificity L-threonine aldolase; amino-acid sequence: MIELRSDTFTLPTAEMMDAIARAPLGDDVYGEDPTVRELERRSAAILGKEAALLVPSGTMANLVSLLAHCPRGSKVLVGDETDIYIYEAAGASVCGGLMYEPIPTQPDGRLELKDLAAAFPSDPSDPQFALPALLCLENPHNRCGGKVLPVSYLAEVRHFARERGIPVHMDGARLFNAAVALKKPAAELAQYADSIQFCLSKGLSAPVGSMVVGSQEFIRKAYRLRKMLGGGMRQAGIIAAAGLVSLERMVDRLEEDHRNAQRLAEGLRKLPGLEVVDRHIETNIVFFRVVDPRFTMERFMEALGRRGVRVAELGHGRIRAVTHSGVSTQQVDEALSIVRSVLEHGE
- a CDS encoding cysteine synthase family protein, yielding MKNTPLVRLRGRGVSTPRARLWGKLELAMPGQMKDRVALQAVEDAEARGELRPGGVIVESSSGTMAEGLARVGSLKGYRVIIVTDPRIDTTAAAKLQALGAELEVVDVYHPEGGWQHSRLQRLREVLERNPGAFWPRQYDTPSNPNAYVNHLSQELLEALGSNLVAVVGSVGSGGSLSGTAQALRQKLPNVRVVAVDAVGSVQFHQPNRKRLQSGHGNSIIAGNINYRVMDEAHWLSDGEVFSGCWELARREGVFAGGSSGAAYIVASWVAEQYGPDQDVVVILPDRGDRYADTIYSRDYLAKHNLVGIEAAAQPTRIRYGVDVAERWSWAPLPHDGSVPYHAPEAILSGQLTRELGLPDPEAKP